From one Dermacentor variabilis isolate Ectoservices chromosome 3, ASM5094787v1, whole genome shotgun sequence genomic stretch:
- the Tpst gene encoding tyrosylprotein sulfotransferase, with product MRSAVLLPRPTRRWVVLCAACLLAAFFCYSFLGSCRSGNFSITYVAPERFVWGRNAEKVHYDRHMPLIFIGGMPRSGTTLVRVLLDAHPDVRCGEETRIIPRLLSLKQQWSKSPTEVQRLIEGGITDDVLDSAMTAFILEVIVRHGKPAPRLCNKDPFTLRAAVYLHKLFPQAKFLLMIRDGRAVVHSIITRKVTITGYDLSDYRQCLKRWNAAMYSMYNQCQQLGPSICMPVYYEQLVLHPKQWLQRILAFLDVPWNDSVLHHEQVINQSGISLSKLERSTDQVIKPINLEALSKWVGQIPEDVVRDMAKVAPMLSELGYDPMANPPNYGRPDSFVLNNTLQIKRDTAEWRAREMELAQHRDAIRRGAIRRKAEEEIMSRTPTP from the exons ATGCGCAGCGCCGTGCTGCTTCCCAGGCCCACCCGGCGGTGGGTGGTGCTGTGCGCCGCCTGCCTGCTCGCCGCCTTCTTCTGCTACTCCTTCCTCGGCTCGTGCCGCTCGGGGAACTTCAGCATCACATACGTTGCGCCAGAG CGGTTCGTGTGGGGCCGCAACGCCGAGAAGGTGCACTACGACCGCCACATGCCGCTGATCTTCATCGGCGGCATGCCCCGCAGCGGCACGACGCTCGTGCGCGTGCTGCTCGACGCGCACCCGGACGTGCGCTGCGGCGAGGAGACGCGCATCATCCCACGCCTGCTCTCGCTCAAGCAGCAGTGGTCCAAGAGCCCCACCGAGGTGCAGCGACTCATCGAGGGGGGCATCACGGACGAC GTTCTGGACTCGGCCATGACGGCGTTCATCCTGGAGGTGATCGTGCGGCATGGCAAGCCGGCGCCGCGGCTCTGCAACAAGGACCCGTTCACGCTGCGAGCCGCCGTCTACCTGCACAAGCTGTTCCCGCAGGCAAAGTTCCTGCTCATGATACGCGACGGCCGGGCGGTCGTGCACTCCATCATCACGCGAAAG GTGACGATAACGGGCTATGACCTGAGCGACTACCGGCAGTGCCTGAAGCGCTGGAACGCCGCCATGTACTCCATGTACAACCAGTGCCAGCAGCTCGGGCCCAGCATATGCATGCCCGTTTACTATGAGCAACTAGTGCTGCACCCCAagcagtggctgcagcgcatcctcgccttcctcgacgtGCCCTGGAACGACTCGGTGCTGCACCACGAGCAGGTTATCAACCAGTCAGGCATATCCCTTTCCAA GCTGGAGCGTTCCACGGACCAGGTGATCAAGCCCATCAACTTGGAGGCACTGAGCAAGTGGGTCGGCCAGATTCCCGAGGATGTTGTGCGTGACATGGCCAAAGTGGCGCCCATGCTGTCCGAGTTGGGTTACGACCCAATGGCCAACCCTCCGAACTACGGCCGACCTGACTCGTTCGTGCTCAATAACACGCTACAGATCAAGCGCGACACAGCTGAGTGGCGTGCTCGAGAGATGGAGCTGGCTCAGCACCGCGATGCCATTCGCCGTGGTGCCATAAGACGCAAGGCTGAGGAAGAGATTATGTCTAGGACACCCACACCTTAG